ACGTGGATAAGCCGCGCAACCTGGCAAAGAGCGTCACGGTGGAATAACGGTCAGGAAGAAAAACCCCGTTCCAACGTGAAGTGCACCCCTTAAAGTAGACACAGGAAAACACCCCTGTGAAAATTACTTTAAGGGGTGATTTTCGTGGCAAGAAAAGGACAGAAATTCAAGACATATAGCTTTGAACTGAAAAAGAAGGCAGTGGAAATGAGGCTTCAGGGCATTCCCAAGGCAAAGATTGCTGAAGAGCTGGGGATTCAAGATGTGGGGCGATTAAAGATCTGGATGCGGAAATACCGGGAACAGGGCGATTTTGGGCTAATGGAGCACAGAGGGAGGCGGAAAGAGTACAAGGACCTGGAACGGGAAGTCAAAAGGCTGCGACTGGAGAATGATGTCCTAAAAAAGTGGCTGGAGATTT
This genomic stretch from Planifilum fulgidum harbors:
- a CDS encoding transposase yields the protein MARKGQKFKTYSFELKKKAVEMRLQGIPKAKIAEELGIQDVGRLKIWMRKYREQGDFGLMEHRGRRKEYKDLEREVKRLRLENDVLKKWLEI